The Symphalangus syndactylus isolate Jambi chromosome 23, NHGRI_mSymSyn1-v2.1_pri, whole genome shotgun sequence genome has a window encoding:
- the CFB gene encoding complement factor B isoform X1, translating into MGSNLSPQLCLMPFILGLLSGGVTTTPLSLARLQGSCSLEGVEIKGGSFRLLQEGQALEYMCPSGFYPYPVQTRTCRSTGSWSTLQTQDQKTVKKAECRAIRCPRPHDFENGEYWPRSPYYNVSDEISFHCYDGYTLRGSANRTCQVNGRWSGQTAICDNGAGYCSNPGIPIGTRKVGSQYRLEDSVTYHCSRGLTLRGSQRRTCQEGGSWSGTEPSCQDSFMYDTPQEVAEAFLSSLTETIEGVDAEDGHSPGEQQKRKIVLDPSGSMNIYLVLDGSDSIGASNFTGAKKCLVNLIEKVASYGVKPRYGLVTYATYPRIWVKVSEQDSSNADWVTKQLNKINYEDHKLKSGTNTKKALQAVYSMMSWPDDIPPEGWNRTRHVIILMTDGQKGPLSCPSLPTFSDQHVVLKSTCNTIPMVGALNVTHSWLFISPVTLHKEFFLQPCNQLSLTLPQLAHPPTCITAFSQFIFLISYPHGPVSSAGLHNMGGDPITVIDEIRDLLYIGKDRKNPREDYLDVYVFGVGPLVNQVNINALASKKDNEKHVFKVKDMENLEDVFFQMIDESQSLSLCGMVWEHRDGTDYHKQPWQAKISVTRPSKGHESCMGAVVSEYFVLTAAHCFTVDDKEHSIKVSVGGKKRDLEIEEVLFHPNYNINGKKEAGIPEFYDYDVALIKLKKKLNYDQTIRPICLPCTEGTTRALRLPPTTTCQQQKEELLPAQDIKALFVSEEEKKLTRKEVYIKNGDKKGSCERDAQYAPGYDKVKDISEVVTPRFLCTGGVSPYADPNTCRGDSGGPLIVHKRSRFIQVGVISWGVVDVCKNQKRQKQVPAHARDFHINLFQVLPWLKEKLQDEDLGFL; encoded by the exons ATGGGGAGCAATCTCAGCCCCCAACTCTGCCTGATGCCCTTCATCTTGGGCCTCTTGTCTGGAG GTGTGACCACCACTCCACTGTCTTTGGCCCGGCTCCAAGGATCCTGCTCTCTGGAGGGGGTAGAGATCAAAGGTGGCTCCTTCCGACTTCTCCAAGAGGGCCAGGCACTGGAGTACATGTGTCCTTCTGGCTTCTACCCGTACCCTGTGCAGACACGTACCTGCAGATCTACGGGGTCCTGGAGCACCCTGCAGACTCAAGACCAAAAGACTGTCAAGAAGGCAGAGTGCAGAG CAATCCGCTGTCCAAGACCACACGACTTCGAGAACGGGGAGTACTGGCCCCGGTCTCCCTACTACAATGTGAGTGATGAGATCTCTTTCCACTGCTATGACGGTTACACTCTCCGGGGCTCTGCCAATCGCACCTGCCAAGTGAATGGCCGGTGGAGTGGGCAGACAGCGATCTGTGACAACGGAG CGGGGTACTGCTCCAACCCGGGCATCCCCATTGGCACAAGGAAGGTGGGCAGCCAGTACCGCCTTGAAGACAGCGTCACCTACCACTGCAGCCGGGGGCTTACCCTGCGTGGCTCCCAGCGGCGAACGTGTCAGGAAGGTGGCTCTTGGAGCGGGACGGAGCCTTCCTGTCAAG ACTCCTTCATGTACGACACCCCTCAAGAGGTGGCCGAAGCTTTCCTGTCTTCCCTGACAGAGACCATAGAAGGAGTCGATGCCGAGGATGGGCACAGCCCAG GGGAACAACAGAAGCGGAAGATCGTCCTGGACCCTTCAGGCTCCATGAACATCTACCTGGTGCTAGATGGATCAGACAGCATTGGGGCCAGCAACTTCACAGGAGCCAAAAAGTGTCTAGTCAACTTAATTGAGAAG GTGGCAAGTTATGGTGTGAAGCCAAGATATGGTCTAGTGACATATGCCACATACCCCAGAATTTGGGTCAAAGTGTCTGAACAAGACAGCAGTAATGCAGACTGGGTCACAAAGCAGCTCAATAAAATCAATTATGAAG ACCACAAGTTGAAGTCAGGGACTAACACCAAGAAGGCCCTCCAGGCAGTGTACAGCATGATGAGCTGGCCAGATGACATCCCTCCTGAAGGGTGGAACCGCACCCGCCATGTCATCATCCTCATGACGGATGGTCAGAAGGGACCtctctcctgtcccagcctccccaccTTCTCAGACCAGCATGTGGTCCTTAAGTCCACTTGTAACACTATACCCATGGTTGGGGCCCTGAATGTGACTCATAGCTGGCTGTTCATCTCTCCTGTGACCCTTCATAAGGAATTCTTCCTACAGCCCTGTAATCAACTATCTCTAACCCTTCCTCAACTTGCTCACCCTCCCACGTGTATCACTGCCTTTAGCCAATTTATCTTCCTTATCTCCTACCCTCATGGTCCTGTCTCTTCTGCAGGATTGCATAACATGGGCGGGGACCCAATTACTGTCATTGATGAGATCCGGGACTTGCTATACATTGGCAAGGATCGCAAAAACCCAAGGGAGGATTATCTGG ATGTCTATGTGTTTGGGGTCGGGCCTTTGGTGAACCAAGTGAACATCAATGCTTTGGCTTCCAAGAAAGACAATGAGAAACATGTGTTCAAAGTCAAGGACATGGAAAACCTGGAAGATGTTTTCTTCCAAATGATTG ATGAAAGCCAGTCTCTGAGTCTCTGTGGCATGGTTTGGGAACACAGGGACGGTACCGATTACCACAAGCAACCATGGCAGGCCAAGATCTCAGTCACT CGCCCTTCAAAGGGACACGAGAGCTGTATGGGCGCTGTGGTGTCTGAGTACTTTGTGCTGACAGCAGCACATTGTTTCACTGTGGACGACAAGGAACACTCGATCAAGGTCAGCGTGG GAGGGAAGAAGCGGGACCTGGAGATAGAAGAAGTCCTATTTCACCCCAACTACAACATTAATGGGAAAAAAGAAGCAGGAATTCCTGAATTTTATGACTATGATGTTGCCCTGATCAAGCTCAAGAAAAAGCTGAATTATGACCAGACTATCAG GCCCATTTGTCTCCCCTGCACCGAGGGAACAACTCGAGCTTTGAGGCTTCCTCCAACTACCACTTGCCAGCAACAGA AGGAAGAGCTGCTCCCTGCACAGGATATCAAAGCTCTGTTTGTGTCTGAGGAGGAGAAGAAGCTGACTCGGAAGGAGGTCTACATCAAGAATGGGGATAAG AAAGGCAGCTGTGAGAGAGATGCTCAATATGCCCCAGGCTATGACAAAGTCAAGGACATCTCGGAGGTGGTCACCCCTCGGTTCCTTTGTACTGGAGGAGTGAGTCCCTATGCTGACCCCAATACTTGCAGAG GTGATTCTGGCGGCCCCTTGATAGTTCACAAGAGAAGTCGTTTCATTCAA GTTGGTGTAATCAGCTGGGGAGTAGTGGATGTCTGCAAAAACCAGAAGCGGCAAAAGCAGGTACCTGCTCACGCCCGAGACTTTCACATCAACCTCTTCCAAGTGCTGCCCTGGCTGAAGGAGAAACTCCAAGATGAGGATTTGGGTTTTCTATAA
- the CFB gene encoding complement factor B isoform X2 produces the protein MGSNLSPQLCLMPFILGLLSGGVTTTPLSLARLQGSCSLEGVEIKGGSFRLLQEGQALEYMCPSGFYPYPVQTRTCRSTGSWSTLQTQDQKTVKKAECRAIRCPRPHDFENGEYWPRSPYYNVSDEISFHCYDGYTLRGSANRTCQVNGRWSGQTAICDNGAGYCSNPGIPIGTRKVGSQYRLEDSVTYHCSRGLTLRGSQRRTCQEGGSWSGTEPSCQDSFMYDTPQEVAEAFLSSLTETIEGVDAEDGHSPGEQQKRKIVLDPSGSMNIYLVLDGSDSIGASNFTGAKKCLVNLIEKVASYGVKPRYGLVTYATYPRIWVKVSEQDSSNADWVTKQLNKINYEDHKLKSGTNTKKALQAVYSMMSWPDDIPPEGWNRTRHVIILMTDGQKGPLSCPSLPTFSDQHVVLKSTCNTIPMVGALNVTHSWLFISPVTLHKEFFLQPCNQLSLTLPQLAHPPTCITAFSQFIFLISYPHGPVSSAGLHNMGGDPITVIDEIRDLLYIGKDRKNPREDYLDESQSLSLCGMVWEHRDGTDYHKQPWQAKISVTRPSKGHESCMGAVVSEYFVLTAAHCFTVDDKEHSIKVSVGGKKRDLEIEEVLFHPNYNINGKKEAGIPEFYDYDVALIKLKKKLNYDQTIRPICLPCTEGTTRALRLPPTTTCQQQKEELLPAQDIKALFVSEEEKKLTRKEVYIKNGDKKGSCERDAQYAPGYDKVKDISEVVTPRFLCTGGVSPYADPNTCRGDSGGPLIVHKRSRFIQVGVISWGVVDVCKNQKRQKQVPAHARDFHINLFQVLPWLKEKLQDEDLGFL, from the exons ATGGGGAGCAATCTCAGCCCCCAACTCTGCCTGATGCCCTTCATCTTGGGCCTCTTGTCTGGAG GTGTGACCACCACTCCACTGTCTTTGGCCCGGCTCCAAGGATCCTGCTCTCTGGAGGGGGTAGAGATCAAAGGTGGCTCCTTCCGACTTCTCCAAGAGGGCCAGGCACTGGAGTACATGTGTCCTTCTGGCTTCTACCCGTACCCTGTGCAGACACGTACCTGCAGATCTACGGGGTCCTGGAGCACCCTGCAGACTCAAGACCAAAAGACTGTCAAGAAGGCAGAGTGCAGAG CAATCCGCTGTCCAAGACCACACGACTTCGAGAACGGGGAGTACTGGCCCCGGTCTCCCTACTACAATGTGAGTGATGAGATCTCTTTCCACTGCTATGACGGTTACACTCTCCGGGGCTCTGCCAATCGCACCTGCCAAGTGAATGGCCGGTGGAGTGGGCAGACAGCGATCTGTGACAACGGAG CGGGGTACTGCTCCAACCCGGGCATCCCCATTGGCACAAGGAAGGTGGGCAGCCAGTACCGCCTTGAAGACAGCGTCACCTACCACTGCAGCCGGGGGCTTACCCTGCGTGGCTCCCAGCGGCGAACGTGTCAGGAAGGTGGCTCTTGGAGCGGGACGGAGCCTTCCTGTCAAG ACTCCTTCATGTACGACACCCCTCAAGAGGTGGCCGAAGCTTTCCTGTCTTCCCTGACAGAGACCATAGAAGGAGTCGATGCCGAGGATGGGCACAGCCCAG GGGAACAACAGAAGCGGAAGATCGTCCTGGACCCTTCAGGCTCCATGAACATCTACCTGGTGCTAGATGGATCAGACAGCATTGGGGCCAGCAACTTCACAGGAGCCAAAAAGTGTCTAGTCAACTTAATTGAGAAG GTGGCAAGTTATGGTGTGAAGCCAAGATATGGTCTAGTGACATATGCCACATACCCCAGAATTTGGGTCAAAGTGTCTGAACAAGACAGCAGTAATGCAGACTGGGTCACAAAGCAGCTCAATAAAATCAATTATGAAG ACCACAAGTTGAAGTCAGGGACTAACACCAAGAAGGCCCTCCAGGCAGTGTACAGCATGATGAGCTGGCCAGATGACATCCCTCCTGAAGGGTGGAACCGCACCCGCCATGTCATCATCCTCATGACGGATGGTCAGAAGGGACCtctctcctgtcccagcctccccaccTTCTCAGACCAGCATGTGGTCCTTAAGTCCACTTGTAACACTATACCCATGGTTGGGGCCCTGAATGTGACTCATAGCTGGCTGTTCATCTCTCCTGTGACCCTTCATAAGGAATTCTTCCTACAGCCCTGTAATCAACTATCTCTAACCCTTCCTCAACTTGCTCACCCTCCCACGTGTATCACTGCCTTTAGCCAATTTATCTTCCTTATCTCCTACCCTCATGGTCCTGTCTCTTCTGCAGGATTGCATAACATGGGCGGGGACCCAATTACTGTCATTGATGAGATCCGGGACTTGCTATACATTGGCAAGGATCGCAAAAACCCAAGGGAGGATTATCTGG ATGAAAGCCAGTCTCTGAGTCTCTGTGGCATGGTTTGGGAACACAGGGACGGTACCGATTACCACAAGCAACCATGGCAGGCCAAGATCTCAGTCACT CGCCCTTCAAAGGGACACGAGAGCTGTATGGGCGCTGTGGTGTCTGAGTACTTTGTGCTGACAGCAGCACATTGTTTCACTGTGGACGACAAGGAACACTCGATCAAGGTCAGCGTGG GAGGGAAGAAGCGGGACCTGGAGATAGAAGAAGTCCTATTTCACCCCAACTACAACATTAATGGGAAAAAAGAAGCAGGAATTCCTGAATTTTATGACTATGATGTTGCCCTGATCAAGCTCAAGAAAAAGCTGAATTATGACCAGACTATCAG GCCCATTTGTCTCCCCTGCACCGAGGGAACAACTCGAGCTTTGAGGCTTCCTCCAACTACCACTTGCCAGCAACAGA AGGAAGAGCTGCTCCCTGCACAGGATATCAAAGCTCTGTTTGTGTCTGAGGAGGAGAAGAAGCTGACTCGGAAGGAGGTCTACATCAAGAATGGGGATAAG AAAGGCAGCTGTGAGAGAGATGCTCAATATGCCCCAGGCTATGACAAAGTCAAGGACATCTCGGAGGTGGTCACCCCTCGGTTCCTTTGTACTGGAGGAGTGAGTCCCTATGCTGACCCCAATACTTGCAGAG GTGATTCTGGCGGCCCCTTGATAGTTCACAAGAGAAGTCGTTTCATTCAA GTTGGTGTAATCAGCTGGGGAGTAGTGGATGTCTGCAAAAACCAGAAGCGGCAAAAGCAGGTACCTGCTCACGCCCGAGACTTTCACATCAACCTCTTCCAAGTGCTGCCCTGGCTGAAGGAGAAACTCCAAGATGAGGATTTGGGTTTTCTATAA
- the CFB gene encoding complement factor B isoform X3, with amino-acid sequence MGSNLSPQLCLMPFILGLLSGGVTTTPLSLARLQGSCSLEGVEIKGGSFRLLQEGQALEYMCPSGFYPYPVQTRTCRSTGSWSTLQTQDQKTVKKAECRAIRCPRPHDFENGEYWPRSPYYNVSDEISFHCYDGYTLRGSANRTCQVNGRWSGQTAICDNGAGYCSNPGIPIGTRKVGSQYRLEDSVTYHCSRGLTLRGSQRRTCQEGGSWSGTEPSCQDSFMYDTPQEVAEAFLSSLTETIEGVDAEDGHSPGEQQKRKIVLDPSGSMNIYLVLDGSDSIGASNFTGAKKCLVNLIEKVASYGVKPRYGLVTYATYPRIWVKVSEQDSSNADWVTKQLNKINYEDHKLKSGTNTKKALQAVYSMMSWPDDIPPEGWNRTRHVIILMTDGLHNMGGDPITVIDEIRDLLYIGKDRKNPREDYLDVYVFGVGPLVNQVNINALASKKDNEKHVFKVKDMENLEDVFFQMIDESQSLSLCGMVWEHRDGTDYHKQPWQAKISVTRPSKGHESCMGAVVSEYFVLTAAHCFTVDDKEHSIKVSVGGKKRDLEIEEVLFHPNYNINGKKEAGIPEFYDYDVALIKLKKKLNYDQTIRPICLPCTEGTTRALRLPPTTTCQQQKEELLPAQDIKALFVSEEEKKLTRKEVYIKNGDKKGSCERDAQYAPGYDKVKDISEVVTPRFLCTGGVSPYADPNTCRGDSGGPLIVHKRSRFIQVGVISWGVVDVCKNQKRQKQVPAHARDFHINLFQVLPWLKEKLQDEDLGFL; translated from the exons ATGGGGAGCAATCTCAGCCCCCAACTCTGCCTGATGCCCTTCATCTTGGGCCTCTTGTCTGGAG GTGTGACCACCACTCCACTGTCTTTGGCCCGGCTCCAAGGATCCTGCTCTCTGGAGGGGGTAGAGATCAAAGGTGGCTCCTTCCGACTTCTCCAAGAGGGCCAGGCACTGGAGTACATGTGTCCTTCTGGCTTCTACCCGTACCCTGTGCAGACACGTACCTGCAGATCTACGGGGTCCTGGAGCACCCTGCAGACTCAAGACCAAAAGACTGTCAAGAAGGCAGAGTGCAGAG CAATCCGCTGTCCAAGACCACACGACTTCGAGAACGGGGAGTACTGGCCCCGGTCTCCCTACTACAATGTGAGTGATGAGATCTCTTTCCACTGCTATGACGGTTACACTCTCCGGGGCTCTGCCAATCGCACCTGCCAAGTGAATGGCCGGTGGAGTGGGCAGACAGCGATCTGTGACAACGGAG CGGGGTACTGCTCCAACCCGGGCATCCCCATTGGCACAAGGAAGGTGGGCAGCCAGTACCGCCTTGAAGACAGCGTCACCTACCACTGCAGCCGGGGGCTTACCCTGCGTGGCTCCCAGCGGCGAACGTGTCAGGAAGGTGGCTCTTGGAGCGGGACGGAGCCTTCCTGTCAAG ACTCCTTCATGTACGACACCCCTCAAGAGGTGGCCGAAGCTTTCCTGTCTTCCCTGACAGAGACCATAGAAGGAGTCGATGCCGAGGATGGGCACAGCCCAG GGGAACAACAGAAGCGGAAGATCGTCCTGGACCCTTCAGGCTCCATGAACATCTACCTGGTGCTAGATGGATCAGACAGCATTGGGGCCAGCAACTTCACAGGAGCCAAAAAGTGTCTAGTCAACTTAATTGAGAAG GTGGCAAGTTATGGTGTGAAGCCAAGATATGGTCTAGTGACATATGCCACATACCCCAGAATTTGGGTCAAAGTGTCTGAACAAGACAGCAGTAATGCAGACTGGGTCACAAAGCAGCTCAATAAAATCAATTATGAAG ACCACAAGTTGAAGTCAGGGACTAACACCAAGAAGGCCCTCCAGGCAGTGTACAGCATGATGAGCTGGCCAGATGACATCCCTCCTGAAGGGTGGAACCGCACCCGCCATGTCATCATCCTCATGACGGATG GATTGCATAACATGGGCGGGGACCCAATTACTGTCATTGATGAGATCCGGGACTTGCTATACATTGGCAAGGATCGCAAAAACCCAAGGGAGGATTATCTGG ATGTCTATGTGTTTGGGGTCGGGCCTTTGGTGAACCAAGTGAACATCAATGCTTTGGCTTCCAAGAAAGACAATGAGAAACATGTGTTCAAAGTCAAGGACATGGAAAACCTGGAAGATGTTTTCTTCCAAATGATTG ATGAAAGCCAGTCTCTGAGTCTCTGTGGCATGGTTTGGGAACACAGGGACGGTACCGATTACCACAAGCAACCATGGCAGGCCAAGATCTCAGTCACT CGCCCTTCAAAGGGACACGAGAGCTGTATGGGCGCTGTGGTGTCTGAGTACTTTGTGCTGACAGCAGCACATTGTTTCACTGTGGACGACAAGGAACACTCGATCAAGGTCAGCGTGG GAGGGAAGAAGCGGGACCTGGAGATAGAAGAAGTCCTATTTCACCCCAACTACAACATTAATGGGAAAAAAGAAGCAGGAATTCCTGAATTTTATGACTATGATGTTGCCCTGATCAAGCTCAAGAAAAAGCTGAATTATGACCAGACTATCAG GCCCATTTGTCTCCCCTGCACCGAGGGAACAACTCGAGCTTTGAGGCTTCCTCCAACTACCACTTGCCAGCAACAGA AGGAAGAGCTGCTCCCTGCACAGGATATCAAAGCTCTGTTTGTGTCTGAGGAGGAGAAGAAGCTGACTCGGAAGGAGGTCTACATCAAGAATGGGGATAAG AAAGGCAGCTGTGAGAGAGATGCTCAATATGCCCCAGGCTATGACAAAGTCAAGGACATCTCGGAGGTGGTCACCCCTCGGTTCCTTTGTACTGGAGGAGTGAGTCCCTATGCTGACCCCAATACTTGCAGAG GTGATTCTGGCGGCCCCTTGATAGTTCACAAGAGAAGTCGTTTCATTCAA GTTGGTGTAATCAGCTGGGGAGTAGTGGATGTCTGCAAAAACCAGAAGCGGCAAAAGCAGGTACCTGCTCACGCCCGAGACTTTCACATCAACCTCTTCCAAGTGCTGCCCTGGCTGAAGGAGAAACTCCAAGATGAGGATTTGGGTTTTCTATAA
- the CFB gene encoding complement factor B isoform X4 has translation MGSNLSPQLCLMPFILGLLSGGVTTTPLSLARLQGSCSLEGVEIKGGSFRLLQEGQALEYMCPSGFYPYPVQTRTCRSTGSWSTLQTQDQKTVKKAECRAIRCPRPHDFENGEYWPRSPYYNVSDEISFHCYDGYTLRGSANRTCQVNGRWSGQTAICDNGAGYCSNPGIPIGTRKVGSQYRLEDSVTYHCSRGLTLRGSQRRTCQEGGSWSGTEPSCQDSFMYDTPQEVAEAFLSSLTETIEGVDAEDGHSPGEQQKRKIVLDPSGSMNIYLVLDGSDSIGASNFTGAKKCLVNLIEKVASYGVKPRYGLVTYATYPRIWVKVSEQDSSNADWVTKQLNKINYEDHKLKSGTNTKKALQAVYSMMSWPDDIPPEGWNRTRHVIILMTDGLHNMGGDPITVIDEIRDLLYIGKDRKNPREDYLDESQSLSLCGMVWEHRDGTDYHKQPWQAKISVTRPSKGHESCMGAVVSEYFVLTAAHCFTVDDKEHSIKVSVGGKKRDLEIEEVLFHPNYNINGKKEAGIPEFYDYDVALIKLKKKLNYDQTIRPICLPCTEGTTRALRLPPTTTCQQQKEELLPAQDIKALFVSEEEKKLTRKEVYIKNGDKKGSCERDAQYAPGYDKVKDISEVVTPRFLCTGGVSPYADPNTCRGDSGGPLIVHKRSRFIQVGVISWGVVDVCKNQKRQKQVPAHARDFHINLFQVLPWLKEKLQDEDLGFL, from the exons ATGGGGAGCAATCTCAGCCCCCAACTCTGCCTGATGCCCTTCATCTTGGGCCTCTTGTCTGGAG GTGTGACCACCACTCCACTGTCTTTGGCCCGGCTCCAAGGATCCTGCTCTCTGGAGGGGGTAGAGATCAAAGGTGGCTCCTTCCGACTTCTCCAAGAGGGCCAGGCACTGGAGTACATGTGTCCTTCTGGCTTCTACCCGTACCCTGTGCAGACACGTACCTGCAGATCTACGGGGTCCTGGAGCACCCTGCAGACTCAAGACCAAAAGACTGTCAAGAAGGCAGAGTGCAGAG CAATCCGCTGTCCAAGACCACACGACTTCGAGAACGGGGAGTACTGGCCCCGGTCTCCCTACTACAATGTGAGTGATGAGATCTCTTTCCACTGCTATGACGGTTACACTCTCCGGGGCTCTGCCAATCGCACCTGCCAAGTGAATGGCCGGTGGAGTGGGCAGACAGCGATCTGTGACAACGGAG CGGGGTACTGCTCCAACCCGGGCATCCCCATTGGCACAAGGAAGGTGGGCAGCCAGTACCGCCTTGAAGACAGCGTCACCTACCACTGCAGCCGGGGGCTTACCCTGCGTGGCTCCCAGCGGCGAACGTGTCAGGAAGGTGGCTCTTGGAGCGGGACGGAGCCTTCCTGTCAAG ACTCCTTCATGTACGACACCCCTCAAGAGGTGGCCGAAGCTTTCCTGTCTTCCCTGACAGAGACCATAGAAGGAGTCGATGCCGAGGATGGGCACAGCCCAG GGGAACAACAGAAGCGGAAGATCGTCCTGGACCCTTCAGGCTCCATGAACATCTACCTGGTGCTAGATGGATCAGACAGCATTGGGGCCAGCAACTTCACAGGAGCCAAAAAGTGTCTAGTCAACTTAATTGAGAAG GTGGCAAGTTATGGTGTGAAGCCAAGATATGGTCTAGTGACATATGCCACATACCCCAGAATTTGGGTCAAAGTGTCTGAACAAGACAGCAGTAATGCAGACTGGGTCACAAAGCAGCTCAATAAAATCAATTATGAAG ACCACAAGTTGAAGTCAGGGACTAACACCAAGAAGGCCCTCCAGGCAGTGTACAGCATGATGAGCTGGCCAGATGACATCCCTCCTGAAGGGTGGAACCGCACCCGCCATGTCATCATCCTCATGACGGATG GATTGCATAACATGGGCGGGGACCCAATTACTGTCATTGATGAGATCCGGGACTTGCTATACATTGGCAAGGATCGCAAAAACCCAAGGGAGGATTATCTGG ATGAAAGCCAGTCTCTGAGTCTCTGTGGCATGGTTTGGGAACACAGGGACGGTACCGATTACCACAAGCAACCATGGCAGGCCAAGATCTCAGTCACT CGCCCTTCAAAGGGACACGAGAGCTGTATGGGCGCTGTGGTGTCTGAGTACTTTGTGCTGACAGCAGCACATTGTTTCACTGTGGACGACAAGGAACACTCGATCAAGGTCAGCGTGG GAGGGAAGAAGCGGGACCTGGAGATAGAAGAAGTCCTATTTCACCCCAACTACAACATTAATGGGAAAAAAGAAGCAGGAATTCCTGAATTTTATGACTATGATGTTGCCCTGATCAAGCTCAAGAAAAAGCTGAATTATGACCAGACTATCAG GCCCATTTGTCTCCCCTGCACCGAGGGAACAACTCGAGCTTTGAGGCTTCCTCCAACTACCACTTGCCAGCAACAGA AGGAAGAGCTGCTCCCTGCACAGGATATCAAAGCTCTGTTTGTGTCTGAGGAGGAGAAGAAGCTGACTCGGAAGGAGGTCTACATCAAGAATGGGGATAAG AAAGGCAGCTGTGAGAGAGATGCTCAATATGCCCCAGGCTATGACAAAGTCAAGGACATCTCGGAGGTGGTCACCCCTCGGTTCCTTTGTACTGGAGGAGTGAGTCCCTATGCTGACCCCAATACTTGCAGAG GTGATTCTGGCGGCCCCTTGATAGTTCACAAGAGAAGTCGTTTCATTCAA GTTGGTGTAATCAGCTGGGGAGTAGTGGATGTCTGCAAAAACCAGAAGCGGCAAAAGCAGGTACCTGCTCACGCCCGAGACTTTCACATCAACCTCTTCCAAGTGCTGCCCTGGCTGAAGGAGAAACTCCAAGATGAGGATTTGGGTTTTCTATAA